DNA from Kitasatospora acidiphila:
CGACGTCCGGCGCCTCGGCAGCAGCGTCCGCCGGATGTACCCGAGTCTGGCGGGCGAACAGGACTGATGAGCTTCACTCGTACCCAGCCGCACCCGGCGGCCTCCCTGTCCGGCCTGCGCCGCCGCCCACCGGCCGCACTGCCCGGGCTGCTGCTGGCCGCCCTCGGCGTGACCGCGGCCATCCTGGTGCACGACGCGGTCCCGGCGGTGCCGATGCTCACCGCCTCGGTGGTGCTCGGCATCGTGGCCGCGCAGCTGCCGGGCAGTCGCCAGCTGGTGCAGGGCGCGGCCAAGGTCGGACTGGGCGTCGCCGCCAAGCGGCTGATGCGGGTCGGCGTGGTGCTGCTGGGCCTCAAGCTGAGCCTGTCCGACGTGGCCGGGCTCGGCTGGGCCACCGTCGCCCTGGTGCTCACCGTGGTCGCAGCCACCTTCGCCGGCACCTGGTGGCTGGGCCGCCGCCTCGGCCTGCCCGGCGACCAGCCGCTGCTGGTCGCCACCGGCTACTCGATCTGCGGTGCCTCGGCGATCGGCGCGGTCAGCCAGGTGACGGGCAGCGAGGAGGAGGACATCGCCGGCTCGGTGGCGCTGGTGACCCTGTGCGGCACGCTGGCGATCGCAGTGCTGCCGGTGCTGCACGCCCCGCTCGGCCTCGACTCGGTCGGCTTCGGCCGCTGGGTCGGCGCGAGCGTGCACGACGTCGGCCAGGTGGTCGCCACCGCGCAGACCGCGGGGCCGACAGCGCTGCGCCAGGCCGTGCTGGTCAAGCTGATGCGGGTGGCCCTGCTGGCCCCGCTGGTGGCCGGCCTGGGCGTGGCGACGCGGCGCGGGTGGCTGGCGCGGCGCACCGAGCCGGGAGCGGGCGGGAAGCGGCCGCCGGTGCTGCCGCTGTTCGTGGCCGGCTTCCTGGCGATGATCCTGCTGCGCAGCACCGGGGTGCTGCCGAGCGCGCTGCTCGACGACGCCGACCAGGTGCAGCAGCTGGTGCTGGCGGCCGCGCTGTTCGGCCTGGGCGCGGCGGTGAACCTGCGGACGCTGGTGCGCACCGGCGGGCGGATGGCGGCGCTGGGGCTGGCGTCCTGGGTGATGGTGGCCGGGGTGTCGTACGCGGGGGTGCTGTTGACGGTCGGCTGACTCCGGACGGCGGGCGCGGGCTTCGCGGCGGGTGGTGGACCCGGGTGCGGAGCCCGCGCCGTTTGCGTCTGCCGGCTTCGGGTGTCGGCTGCATGTGACGGCTTCGCGTGCAGCCTCGTCGCGTCAGCCGAACGGGTCGGCGGCGGTGCGGGTGCCGAACGGGTCGGCGGCGGGGGCGGGGGCGCCGGCCTGAGTGGGGACGCTCGCCTGGGCGGGGGTGCTTGTCTGGGGGGCGAAGGGGTCGAAGTCGTCGGGCGGGATCATGACGGGGGTGCCCTTGGTGGCCGGGGCCGGTGTGGTGGTCTCGGCTGGTGTGGCGGCTTCGGTGGGTTGGGGGGCGAAGGGGTCGAAGTCGTCGGGCGGGATCATGACGGGGGTGCCCTTGGTGGCCGGGGCCGGTGTGGTGGTCTCGGCTGGTGTGGCGGCTTCGGTGGGTTGGGGGGCGAAGGGGTCGAAGTCGTCCGGCGGGATCATCACCGGGGTGCCCTTGCCGGGCGGGGGCGGCGCGACCGGGGCCGGTGGCGCGGCGGGGGCGGCACTCTTGGTGGGCGCCGCCGTGCCGCGGGTGACCGTGCCGAAGGGGTCGGCGGGCTGGTTGGCCATCACCGTGCCGAACGGGTCGAGCGGCACCGGCTTGGGCTCCGGCTCCGGTTCGGGCACCGGCTCGGCGGCTACGGGCGCGGCGGGCACGGGCACGGGCTCCTTCGGCTGCGCAGCGACCGGCTCCACCGCTACCGGCTCGGCAGCGACGGGCTCCACCGGAGCAGCGGCAGCCGGCTCAGCGGCAGACGGCGTGTTCGGCGGCAGCGTCGGCATGGGTGGCACCACCGGCGCGGGAGGCGGGGTGGGTGCGGTGGGTGCGGTGGGCGCGGGAAGCGGGGTCGGCGGCGCGGCGGCAGGCGGGTTGCCGGCAGCCGTCACTACCGCTGCGTCCGGCACCGCCAGCGGCGCGACCGTCGATCCCCCCGTGCCCAGCCGCGCGGCCGCCGCCGCCCGCCCGTCCACGCCGTCCCAGCCGAGCTCGATGCTCCGCAGTACCCGGGCGAAGAGGGCGGCATAGCGCTCCCAGTCCTCGCCGTGCGCCGTGCCCAACTGGACGGTGAGCAGCGACGCCCCGTCGGGCAGCGGCAGGAAGGCCTGCGCCACCGAGGAGACCAGCCAGTGGCGGGCGCCGTCCGCGGCCAGCGTGGCGGGCACCGCCCCGGTCCGCCCCTGGACCAGCACCACCGCGGGCCCGGACGGCAGGATCACCGTCCACACCTCGGCCTGCGGCCGGGCGGTGGCGAGTTCGGCGGCCAGCTCGGCGATCGGCGTCACGTTCGGCTGCAGCGAGACCACCAGCGAGGCGTTGCTGGGCCGGCCGTCGATCTCCACGGCTGCCACCCCGGCGTACCGCACCCCGGCGGCTGCGCTGTCGTCGGCCAGCACGGCGTTGAGCACCGCCCAGTCCCGCCACGCCGACGGGCCGTCAGCAGCGAACAACTCCTCTGCCACCTCGGCGAGTTGCTCGGCCAGCGCTGCGTCGTCACCGCGCACGCTCAGCGCGTGGAAGGCCGGCGGCACCAGCAGCCGCACCTCCACCCCGGTGCCGGCGGCCAGCTCGGTGGGGGTCAAGGTGTGCTGCCCGGAGGCGAGTTCGGCGAGCGGGGCGGCGAACGGCGGCCGCAGCCGGGCGGCCGACGGCTCGGCGCTGACCGGCAGTTGGAACGCGGCGGCCGACAGGCTGCCCGCTTCACCGCGCACCGGCCCGGCGCCGTAGTGGTCGAGCAGCAGCGCGGCGGTGCCGCTCGCGCCGGCGGTGGCCGGTGCGGTGGCGCAGGAGACCACCGTGCCGACGCCGGGCAGCGCCAGCCGGCCGGGCCCGCGCAGCGTGAGCCAGGTGTCGAAGAGCGCCCCGCGCGGCGTGCCGGCCTCCAGCGCGGCGGCCTGCTGCCGGACCGCGCCGGCGCCGAGCAGCGCATCCGTGAATGAGTCCAGGGTGGCGGAGATGAGTTCGGCAGGTGTGCCGGCGGCGATCGCCGCCGCTCCCGTCGCCCCTACTGTGTCAGCCGTCGCCGTCCCGCCTCCGTAGGCGTCCTGCGTCATGGTCCGCAGCCCCCGATCGTGCTCGCCGTAGTGCTCCAAGCTGTTGTATCAGACGGCTCGGGGGTCATTCGGCCTCGCCGTCGGAGTCGGCCGCCAGCGCGCCCAGGGTCTCGGCCAGGCCCGGAACCTGGAGCAGGCCGGCCAGGTCGCGGAGCAGGGCGGCGGTCGGGGTGTCCGGGCGTTCGGCGGCGAGGTAGCCGGCCAGGGCCGGGCCCAGCGCCGGCTCGCGGGCGGCGGTCACCACCAGGCCGGCCACGAAGTCCTGCACCAGCCGTTCGCCGACCAGTTCGCGTGGTTCGCGCTGCTTGTCGGCGAGCCACTCGAGGGCGGTGATCTCGGCCCGGGCGATCCAGGCGCGCACGGTCAGCCGGAGTTGCGGGCTGGGGTCGGGCAGCGCCAGGTGCCGCAGGATCTGGTCGTGCGCGGCCTGCCGGACGTCGTCGATCACGGCGTTGGTGCCGGGGCTGGCCGCCACCGAGCCACCGCGCAGCAGCGCCGCGAAGCCGGGGCCGTGCGAGGCGACGAAGTCCAGGTAACGCGCCATCACCCGGGCCAGCCGCTCGGAGAGCGGGCCGGTCGGCGCCTCCTCGAAGCGCCCGGCCAGCTCCTGCCCGGCCCGGCGCAGCGACTCCTCGTAGATCGCCTGCTTGCCGGGGAAGTAGTGGTAGACCAGCGGCCGGGAGGCGCCCGCGGCGGCGGCGATGTCGTCGATCGACACCTCCTCCGGCGGCCGGATGCTGAACAGCTCCAGGGCGACGGCGATCAGCTGCTCGCGCCGCTCGTCCACGCTGAGCCGGCGCCGCGGCTGCGGTTTCGGTGTCTGCGCGGCGGCTGCGGCGGGCGTACGAGAAGCCATGCGCGCCAGCCTATCCGGCCGGTCAGAAGCTGACGAAAGTGTGACGTGGCGCCCCCGGCCCTGTTCGGACGCCCACCGCGGTGGCGACAATCGATGCCGTGAACGACAACCCTGAGTCCCGCGGCACGCCGGTGGGCCGCCGGCTGATGCTCGGCGTGATCGCGCTGGGCGCCGCCGGGGTGGCCGCCGGGCCGGCGCTCTCCAACTCGCTGGACTCGCTGCTCTCCGGCCTCTCGCGGCAGGACCCGACCGGCCTGACCGGTCTGCTGCCCAACGCGGGCGGTTTCCGCTACTACTCGGTGACCGGCCCGGTGAAGCCGGTGGCGGCGGCCGACTACCGGTTGACCGTCGGCGGCCTGGTCGACCGCCCGGCCGGCTACGGCCTGGCCGACCTGCAGGCGCTGCCGCAGCACCGGATCGTGCACGACGTGCAGTGCGTGACCGGCTGGCGGGTGCCGGCGACCCCGTTCGAGGGGGTGCGGCTGGCCGACCTGCTGGACGCCGCCGGGGTGCGCTCGGGCGCCACCGCGGTGCACTTCAGCTGCTTCGACGGCAGCTACACGGAGAGCCTCACGCTGGACCAGGCCCGCCGGGACGACGTGCTGGTCGCGCTGAAGATGCAGGACCAACCGGTGAGCCACGACCACGGCGGCCCGGTGCGGCTCTATGTGGCGCCGATGTACTTCTACAAGTCGGCGAAGTGGCTGAGCGGGATCACCGTCACGCCCACCGTGCAGCGGGGCTACTGGGAGCAGAACGGCTATGACGTCGATGCCTGGGTCGGGAAGTCGAACGGGCGGGACGATGCGCCCACCAGCTGACGCCACCCGACTGGCCCGGTTCACCCGGGCCGAGCGCTGGGTGCACCGCTGCACCTCGGCGCTGATGCTGCTCTGCATCGCCACCGCCGCCTGCCTCTACCTGCCGCAGCTGGCCGTCCTGGTGGGCCGCCGCCGACTGGTGACGACCGTGCACGAGTGGGCGGGCCTGCTGCTGCCGGTGCCGCTGCTGCTGGGCCTGGCCTCCCGGGCGCTGCGCCGCGATCTGGGCCGGCTCAACCGGTTCGCGCCGTACGACCGGGAGTGGCTGAGGGCGGTGCTCTGGCGCAGCTACCACCGGCCGGCCGGCAAGTTCAACGCCGGGCAGAAGCTCTACGCGGGTTGGATCGCCGGCGCGGTGGTGGTGATGCTCGGCACCGGGCTGCTGATGTGGTTCACCGGCCTGGCGCCGCTGGCCTGGCGCACCGGCGCGACCTTCGTGCACGACTGGCTGGCGCTGGCGGTCGGCGTGGTGGTGCTGGGGCACCTCTGGATGGCGCTGCAGGATCCGGAGGCCCGGCGCGGGATGCGCACCGGCAGCGTGGACCGGCGGTGGGCCACCCGGGAGCACCCGCGCTGGGAGCCGGCCGACGACGAACAGCAGGCCGACGAAGACCACCTGGCCGACGAGGAACAGCAGGCCGACGAGGAACCGGCGGCTGACGGGGCTCAGCCGCCCGGCGACGGTCGGCCTGCCGGTGGCGGTCAGCCGAGCTCGCCGCGCAGCTCCAGATAGCGGTGCCAGGCCTCCAGCCCGTCCGGGACGAACTGCCACTCGCCCGCGGCCAGCCGCTCGGCGATCTCCTCCTCGGTGAGCCAGCCGTGCCAGTCGATCTCGCTCTGCTGCGGGGTTACCGGGCCGGTCCAGGTCGCGGTGTACATGTCGCAGAACCAGCCGAAGCCGTCCTGCTCGAACAGGAACTTGAAGGCCGGCTCGACGGTGATCCCGGTCACGCCGAGCTCCTCCTCGGCCTCCCGGACGGCCGCGTCCGCGTAGCTCTCGCCGGCCCCGACCACCCCGCCGACGAAGACGTCGTACGTCCCGGGCCCGTAGAGCTTCCACGGCGCCCGGCGGTGCGTGAACACCCGCCCCTCGGCGTCGCGGACCAGCACCGCGGCGCAGCGGTGGGTGAGCCGGCGCCGGTAGACCTCGCCGCGGGTCACCGTGTCGATCACCCGGTCCTGCTCGTCCACTACGTCCACTAGTTCTTCAGTCGGGTCGCTCATGGCCATCAGACTAGAGTGCGATGGCGAACGACAGTGGCTGGATGCGGAAGAGGCGGCACGCGGTGGTGGAGATCTGGGGCGAGACGGCCGAGGGGTACGAGGCGGTCCGGGACGCGTTCGCCCGCAACTTCCGCGACTTCGGCGAGCTGGGGGCCGCATTCGCGCTCTATGTGCGCGGCCGCAAGGTGGTCGACCTGTGGGCCGGTGACGCCCGGCCCGAGGTGGACGGCCGGCCGGCGCCCGCGATCGGCTGGACCGCCGACACCGCGCAGGTGCTGCGCTCGGTCACCAAGGGCCTCACCGCGGGGGCGGCCCTGCTGCTGGCCCAGCGCGGTCAGCTGGACCTGGACGCCCCGGTGGCGAGCTACTGGCCGGAGTTCAAGGCGGCCGGCAAGGAGCGGATACCGGTGCGCTGGCTGCTCTCGCACCGGGCCGGGCTGCCCGCCCTGGACCGCCAGCTGCGGGTCGAGGAGGTGCTCGCCTGGGATCCTGCGGTGGCGGCGGTGGCCGCCCAGGAGCCGTTCTGGGAGCCGGGCACGGCGCACGGCTACCACCCGTACACCTACGGCTGGTTGGTCGGCGAGGTGGTCCGCCGGGTGAGCGGGCGCAGCGTCGGCCAGTACTTCGCCGAGGAGATCGCCCGGCCGCTCGGCCTCGACCTGTGGATCGGCCTGCCGGCCGGCGCGGGCGCCCGGGTCGGCCGCCTCGTCGACCTGCCGGCGCCGCCGGCCGCCAACGGGTCGCCGAGCCTGCGGCTGCGGCCCAAGCGCACGGTGGTCGAGGCCTACCAGGACCCGGCCTCGCTGACCGCCCGCGCCTTCGGCGTGGTGGGCCCGCAGCTGGACCTCAACGACCCGGCCGCGCAGGCCGCCGAGATCCCCGGTGCCAACGGCATCGGCACCGCCCGCTCGGTGGCCCGCTACTACGCGGCCCTGATCGGCGCCGGCGACGGCCGCGCCGCCACCGCGCTGTTCACGCCCGGGACGCTGGCCGAGGCGATGGGCCCGGCCTCGGACGGCCCGGACCGGGTGCTGATCGTCAACTCCCGCTTCGGCCACGGCTTCTTCCGGCACGGCCCGACCTCCCCGATGACCTCGCCGGCCGCCTTCGGGCACCCGGGGCGCGGTGGCGCGCTGGGCTTCGCCGACCCCGAGCTGGGGCTCGGCTTCGGCTACGTGACCTGCGGGATGCAGCCGGGGGTGACCGGCGACATCCGCTCGCGCAACCTGATCGCGGCGGTGCGGGAGTGTGTGAACTGACGACCCGTCGACAAGGGGTGGCGGACCGTCAGTTCACCTAGCGGGGCCGCCCAGCGGTCTGCTCCGACCGGTAGCGGACGGTGCGGCCCTCCCAGTCGAGGTATCCGCTCACCAGGGCCACCATGCCGTCGGCATAGCGCCGGGCGGTCTCCTCCTGCGCCGGGTCGAGCTCCAGGGAGCGGTAGGTGTGCGGGAGTTCGTCCAGCAGCTGGGCCATCCGGTCCGCCTTCAGCTGCACCTCGGCGAGGGCCAGTGCGCTGGCCTCGTCCAGCGTGCAGTCGCGTTCCCGCTGCACCACCATGACCAGGTTGTTGACGTCCCCGCGCGGCACCTCCTGCTGGTAGGAGTGCACGTCATTGCTCAGCGGGGCGATGTCGGCGGCCAGTTGGCGCAGCTCGCGCAACGCCGGGCTGTGGAAGGCGGTGGGGCAGACCTCGAACCGGCCGACCCGCTCCACCGTGTCGAGCACCGTCTCCATCGCCGAGGTGCCGCGGCGCAGGAACAGGAAGGGCGTCCGGTCGGGTGCCGCACCGGCCAGCCGGCTGGCCGCCTCGGCGGGGTGGCTGGCGAGGTAGCTCTCCCAGCTGTAAGCCGCCCTGGCCAGCCAGCGCGGTGACATGCCCTGGCTGATCCGCTGCCAGATGGACTCGAACCCGCGGACGCAGGGCGAGTCGGCGGGGGCGGGGGCACCGTGCAGCACCGCGATCAGCTGGTCGCAGAGCTCGGCGCTCTCGGCCGGGTGCCGGCCCAGCGGCCCGTCGAACTCGTCGTCGAAGATGAAGTAGAAGCCCATCAGGTCGGTGGCGAGGGCCAAGTCCTCGGCGGCGCAGTCCGGGTAGGTGAGGGCGGTCAGATCGGCCACGTCCCACCGGGCGTAGGAGGTGGCGCTCATCCGGCTGCCGAGCATCCGGAACTCCTCCATCCAGCGCCGGTGGTGGGCCTCGGCGCCGGCCCGGTGGGGATTGCGGCGATGAGGGTAGTGCACGTCGAGGATCATCGCATCGGACATCGGACTCCCGGGGGCGTGAAAAAGGAGGATCGGCAGACGACGGCACCGCAGGGGTTGCCCGTCGTGCTCGGCAGGGCCGCCGCACCCACGGGCAGCGGAGGCTATCCCATAGCACCATCAGATGACACTGATGTCGCAGCAATTGCCCATGGCGTCCCGATTTGAATCATCATCAGACGGCGGACCTGCGCAAAGCGGCCGCCAACCGGCCCGGGCGACGATAATCTCAAGGCCAGATCACGCATTGCGGCGGTGGAGGGGACCGAGGGTGACCGAACACGGGAGTGCGGACGCGCGGCACGAGCCGGCAGAGCTGGAGCAGCCCCACCTCTACGAGCGGGAGAGCGCGCTCCAGGACGCCCAGCAGGCGCTCGACCGGCTCCGGGTGGAGTACGCGGCCGGCGGTGTCGAGCTCGGTTCCCTGCTGCTCTACAGCGGCAAGGCCGGCATGGGCAAGACGACCATGCTGCAGCAGATCCGGGCGCTGGCCGGCGCCCAGGGCATCACGGTGCTGAGCGGACGCGCCGGTGAGCAGCGCATCAAGGAGCCGTTCCACCTGCTGCGCCAGCTGTTACTGGGCGAGCTGAGCGCGCTGTCCACCGGGCAACTCGACGAAGTGCTGGGCGAATGGCACGCGGTGGCCGGCCCCGCGCTGGGCCTGGTGCCGCCCACCGGCGAGGACCTCGACCCGCAGAGCGTGCAGCAGGGCCTGGACGTGGTGATGACCCAACTGGCCCGGGTCCGCGCGCCGCTGGTGATGCTGGTGGACGACCTGCAGTGGGCCGACCAGGAGTCGCTGGTCTGGCTGGAGTCGCTCGCGGTGCGCTGCCCCGAACTGCCGCTGCTGCTGGCGATCGCCTGGCGCACCGGCGAACTGCCGGACCGGGTGCGGGGGTTCAGGTCCCTGGTGGCCGGCAACTCGCACCGGCACCTGGAGTTCCAGGGCCTCACCCCGCCGGCCGTCGGCAAGTTGGTCCGGGAGGTCTTCCAGGACGCCGAGGACTCGTTCATCCGCCAGGTCTGGGCGGTCACCGACGGCAACCCGTTCCTGGTCAACGCGCTGCTGGCGAAGGTGCGCGAGAGCGGCATCGAGCCGGTGCAGGAGAACATGCCGCTGCTCCACGACCTGGCCGCCGAGGCCCAGGGCATGGACAGCGACTACTGGATGGGCAAACTGAGCATCGAGGCCCTCAAGTTCGCCCAGGCCGCCGCGATGCTGGACACCGAGATCCTGCCCCGGGTGGCGACCAGGATCGCCGCGCTCAGCCCCGCCACGGCGGCCGCCGCGATCGCCGAGCTGCGCCGCCACCAGGTGCTCACCGGCCCGGCCGACGGTCCGCTGGAGTTCGTCCACCCGCTGCTGGCCACCTCGCTCTACCAGTCGATCCGCCCGGCCATCCGCACCGCGATGCACGGCAAGGCCGCGGTGGAGCTGGAGAACGCCGGCCGCCCGCTGGTCGAGTCCTCCCGCCATCTGCTGGAGACCTACCCGGACGACGAGCGGGAGGTGGTGGTCAAGCTGCGCCGGGCGGCCCGCGAGCACCTGGCGGTGGGCGCCCCGGACGCGGCGGTGCGCTGCCTGGAACGCGCCCTGGCCGAACCGCCGGAGGACGAGATCCGGGCCCGGGTGATCTACGAGCTGGCCTGCGCCACCCTGCTCACCGACCCGATCGCCACCGCCAACCAGCTGAAGCTGGCCCTGGACACCGTTCCCGGGCTGCCCGCCGACCTGCGGGTGGACGCCGTCTTCCGGCTCTCCGAGGTGCTGGCCCACAGCGGCCGGCTCGGCGAGGCCACCGATCTGACCCTGGCCGAGGCGCAGCGCACCGATCCCGGCCCGGGCCGGACCAGGCTGGCCGTCGCGCACTTCATGTGGGCCGCCTTCCAGCGCGACGAGGCCGACGGTCCTGGCCGCTCCTCCCGGCTGGCCGACCTCGCCTCCGGGATGCCCGGCGACGACGTCAACGCCCGTGCCGCCCGGGCCCTGCGCGCCTGGGACCTGACGTTGCGGGGCAGCAGCGTCACCCGGGTGCAGGCGCTGCTCGACTCGGCGCTCGACCAGGGCCGGCTGCCCGCGGAGCTGGGCTGGACCACCAACCCCTGGGGCCTGGAACTGCCCGGCATCATCGCGCTGACCCACATCTACACCGACCGCCTGGACCGCGCCGAGCAGCTGATCGACGACGCCATCTGGGCCTTCGGCGTGGCCGGTTGGGAGGGAGCCCATCTGGGGATCGCCGTCTTCCTGATGGGCCTGGCCAAGTTCCGCCGCGGCGCGCTCGCCGAGGCCGAGGTGGAGCTGCGCAACGCGCTGCGGATCGCCCGCCGGGTCGGCCCCGATCTGCCGCTGCAGTGGGACGCGGTCGGCGTGCTGGCCGACACCCTGCTGGCCCGCGGCCGGGTCGAGGAGGCCCGGAAGCTGGCGGCCGACTACTCGTTCGCCCCGCCCTACCACCCCGACGCGATCGTGCTGCCGGACGCGGCCACGCTGTACGGCAAGCTGCTGCTGGCCCAGCGGGACCGGGAGGGGGCGGTCGGCGTGCTGCGCGGGGTCGGCGAGCAACTCACCGCGCGCGGTTGGCACAACACCATCTGGGCGCCGTGGGCCGGTCACCTGGCCCAGGCGCTGTACCCGGAGCGGCCCGAGGAGGCCAGGGAGCTGGCCGAGTGGCACGTGCAGCGGGCCCGGATCTTCGGTGTCGCCTCGGCGGTCGGCAGCGCACTGCGGATGAACGCCGCCGTGGTCGAGGGCCAGCTGGCGGTGGTGTGCAATGCCGACGGGCTGGTGCACCGGGCCCGGCGCGAGCTCAACGCCGCCGGGCTGCGCCCCAACCTGCCCCGCAGCACCGGGCGGGACGCGCTCAGCCGGAACGAGTGGCGGGTCGCCGAGCTGATCGTGGACGGGCTGACGCCCTCCCAGATCGCCGAGCGGCTCGACGTCTCGGTGAGCTTGATCAACCGTCGGATCGCGGCCGTGCACCGCAAGACCGGCAGTGACGTGGAGGGGCTGGCGGCCGCCCTGGGACTGGCCGTCGAGCGTCCGGATTCCGACTGAGGCTTCAAGAGCGGGCCCTAGGCTGAGCCCGAACCATCCAGGCATTCCAGGAGGAGCAAGCCATGTCGGTACAGGTCAGCCAGGCCGTGCTGGACCACGGCGGAGCCGGTGCGGCGATCGAGCGCTGGACACTGAGCAGTGGTCAGATCGAGGTCTCAGTACTGTCGTTGGGCGCCACCCTGCACACCGTCCGGGTGCCGGACCGCACCGGCGCCCTCGCCCAGGTGCTGCTGTGCAGTGAGCGGCTGCAGGAGATCCTGGGCCCGGCCCGGCACTACGGCGCCACCGTCGGCCGGTACGCCAACCGGATCGCCGACAGCCGGATCACCCTGGACGGCGAGGAGCACAAGCTGCTGCCCACCGGCCACGGGGTCACCCTGCACGGCGGCCCTGAGGGCTTCGCGGACCGGCTGTGGACCGGCGAGCCGGTGACGGAGGGCGAGCGGGCCGGGGTGCGGCTGCGTCTGCACAGCCCGGACGGCGACCAGGGGTTCCCCGGTGCGCTGGACGTCGAGGTCAGCTACCTGCTCGACCCGAGTGGTGAACTCGCCATCGAGTACCGGGCGGTGACGACCCGTCCGACCGTGATCAATCTCACTAATCATGCCTATGTCAACCTGGCCGGCGAGGGCCGGGGCGACGTCCTGGACCACCTGCTGACCCTGGAGGCGGACCACTTCACCCCGACCGACGAGCGGCAGATCCCCACCGGCGAGTACCAGCCGGTGGCCGGCACGCCGTTCGACTTCCGCACCGCCCGGCCGATCGGCGAGCAGCTCTACGAGGAGCATCCGCAGCTGGCGATCGCGGGCGGCTACGACCACAACTGGGTTCTTCGTTCGCCGTCGAAGGATGGCCGTCCGGTAAGGGCCGCGCTGCTCGAAGACCCGCTCACCGGGCGGCGGTTGGAGGTGCTCACCACCGAGCCGGGGATCCAGGTCTACACCGCCAACAGCTTCGCCGGCGCGGTGACCGGCCCGAGCGGCACGGCCTACGGCCCGTACGCCGGCGTGGCCCTGGAGACCCAGCACCACCCCGACTCGCCGCACCACCCCGACTTCCCCAGCACCGAGCTCCGACCGGGGGAGGAGTTCCGCTCGGTGACCCTGCTGAGGTTCTCCTGCTGACGGGGGGCCGTTTGTTGTTGGGACACGCGGTATGACTAGTATCACTCCGTCAAAGTTCTTATCACAGACGGCGTGTAGCCCCCCGGGCGAGCCGTTCAGTCTCTAGGAGAACGCCCTGCGCGCGCGTAGAGCCTCCCGTGCCCGACGCCCTCGGCTGAGCCTACGCACAGCCCTGCTCGTCCTGGCCATCATTCCCAGCCTGGCGGTCGCCGCACTCTGGGCGGTGACATCACTTCAGACGCTGTCGGACTATCAGCGACAGGCAGCAGAAGAGGGGTTGGCGAGTAGGACAAGCCAGCCAGCCACCCAGGTGCTGTTCAACCTGCAGGCGGAGCGCCGACTCACCGCCGACCAACTGGCCAAGCCCGGCAGCTCGTCCGATGCGCTGGCCGCCCAGCGGCGGCTGACCGACGCGGCGATCCGGG
Protein-coding regions in this window:
- a CDS encoding serine hydrolase domain-containing protein, encoding MANDSGWMRKRRHAVVEIWGETAEGYEAVRDAFARNFRDFGELGAAFALYVRGRKVVDLWAGDARPEVDGRPAPAIGWTADTAQVLRSVTKGLTAGAALLLAQRGQLDLDAPVASYWPEFKAAGKERIPVRWLLSHRAGLPALDRQLRVEEVLAWDPAVAAVAAQEPFWEPGTAHGYHPYTYGWLVGEVVRRVSGRSVGQYFAEEIARPLGLDLWIGLPAGAGARVGRLVDLPAPPAANGSPSLRLRPKRTVVEAYQDPASLTARAFGVVGPQLDLNDPAAQAAEIPGANGIGTARSVARYYAALIGAGDGRAATALFTPGTLAEAMGPASDGPDRVLIVNSRFGHGFFRHGPTSPMTSPAAFGHPGRGGALGFADPELGLGFGYVTCGMQPGVTGDIRSRNLIAAVRECVN
- a CDS encoding ATP-binding protein — protein: MTEHGSADARHEPAELEQPHLYERESALQDAQQALDRLRVEYAAGGVELGSLLLYSGKAGMGKTTMLQQIRALAGAQGITVLSGRAGEQRIKEPFHLLRQLLLGELSALSTGQLDEVLGEWHAVAGPALGLVPPTGEDLDPQSVQQGLDVVMTQLARVRAPLVMLVDDLQWADQESLVWLESLAVRCPELPLLLAIAWRTGELPDRVRGFRSLVAGNSHRHLEFQGLTPPAVGKLVREVFQDAEDSFIRQVWAVTDGNPFLVNALLAKVRESGIEPVQENMPLLHDLAAEAQGMDSDYWMGKLSIEALKFAQAAAMLDTEILPRVATRIAALSPATAAAAIAELRRHQVLTGPADGPLEFVHPLLATSLYQSIRPAIRTAMHGKAAVELENAGRPLVESSRHLLETYPDDEREVVVKLRRAAREHLAVGAPDAAVRCLERALAEPPEDEIRARVIYELACATLLTDPIATANQLKLALDTVPGLPADLRVDAVFRLSEVLAHSGRLGEATDLTLAEAQRTDPGPGRTRLAVAHFMWAAFQRDEADGPGRSSRLADLASGMPGDDVNARAARALRAWDLTLRGSSVTRVQALLDSALDQGRLPAELGWTTNPWGLELPGIIALTHIYTDRLDRAEQLIDDAIWAFGVAGWEGAHLGIAVFLMGLAKFRRGALAEAEVELRNALRIARRVGPDLPLQWDAVGVLADTLLARGRVEEARKLAADYSFAPPYHPDAIVLPDAATLYGKLLLAQRDREGAVGVLRGVGEQLTARGWHNTIWAPWAGHLAQALYPERPEEARELAEWHVQRARIFGVASAVGSALRMNAAVVEGQLAVVCNADGLVHRARRELNAAGLRPNLPRSTGRDALSRNEWRVAELIVDGLTPSQIAERLDVSVSLINRRIAAVHRKTGSDVEGLAAALGLAVERPDSD
- a CDS encoding terpene synthase family protein, encoding MSDAMILDVHYPHRRNPHRAGAEAHHRRWMEEFRMLGSRMSATSYARWDVADLTALTYPDCAAEDLALATDLMGFYFIFDDEFDGPLGRHPAESAELCDQLIAVLHGAPAPADSPCVRGFESIWQRISQGMSPRWLARAAYSWESYLASHPAEAASRLAGAAPDRTPFLFLRRGTSAMETVLDTVERVGRFEVCPTAFHSPALRELRQLAADIAPLSNDVHSYQQEVPRGDVNNLVMVVQRERDCTLDEASALALAEVQLKADRMAQLLDELPHTYRSLELDPAQEETARRYADGMVALVSGYLDWEGRTVRYRSEQTAGRPR
- a CDS encoding YeiH family protein; this encodes MSFTRTQPHPAASLSGLRRRPPAALPGLLLAALGVTAAILVHDAVPAVPMLTASVVLGIVAAQLPGSRQLVQGAAKVGLGVAAKRLMRVGVVLLGLKLSLSDVAGLGWATVALVLTVVAATFAGTWWLGRRLGLPGDQPLLVATGYSICGASAIGAVSQVTGSEEEDIAGSVALVTLCGTLAIAVLPVLHAPLGLDSVGFGRWVGASVHDVGQVVATAQTAGPTALRQAVLVKLMRVALLAPLVAGLGVATRRGWLARRTEPGAGGKRPPVLPLFVAGFLAMILLRSTGVLPSALLDDADQVQQLVLAAALFGLGAAVNLRTLVRTGGRMAALGLASWVMVAGVSYAGVLLTVG
- a CDS encoding NUDIX hydrolase, translated to MSDPTEELVDVVDEQDRVIDTVTRGEVYRRRLTHRCAAVLVRDAEGRVFTHRRAPWKLYGPGTYDVFVGGVVGAGESYADAAVREAEEELGVTGITVEPAFKFLFEQDGFGWFCDMYTATWTGPVTPQQSEIDWHGWLTEEEIAERLAAGEWQFVPDGLEAWHRYLELRGELG
- a CDS encoding molybdopterin-dependent oxidoreductase is translated as MLGVIALGAAGVAAGPALSNSLDSLLSGLSRQDPTGLTGLLPNAGGFRYYSVTGPVKPVAAADYRLTVGGLVDRPAGYGLADLQALPQHRIVHDVQCVTGWRVPATPFEGVRLADLLDAAGVRSGATAVHFSCFDGSYTESLTLDQARRDDVLVALKMQDQPVSHDHGGPVRLYVAPMYFYKSAKWLSGITVTPTVQRGYWEQNGYDVDAWVGKSNGRDDAPTS
- a CDS encoding TetR/AcrR family transcriptional regulator; this encodes MASRTPAAAAAQTPKPQPRRRLSVDERREQLIAVALELFSIRPPEEVSIDDIAAAAGASRPLVYHYFPGKQAIYEESLRRAGQELAGRFEEAPTGPLSERLARVMARYLDFVASHGPGFAALLRGGSVAASPGTNAVIDDVRQAAHDQILRHLALPDPSPQLRLTVRAWIARAEITALEWLADKQREPRELVGERLVQDFVAGLVVTAAREPALGPALAGYLAAERPDTPTAALLRDLAGLLQVPGLAETLGALAADSDGEAE